One window of Atribacter laminatus genomic DNA carries:
- a CDS encoding type II toxin-antitoxin system VapC family toxin has protein sequence MEKFKHLLNNHRIIALDTNCFIYYFKEKRYLKALEYLFSGIENGSFQALTSVLTITEILVKPQSLGLQNVVDEYIALLGAYPNLKIIPFTLDIAVRAAEIRSTHKLRTPDAIHLATAWENQATLFLTNDLDFPPEIGNIRIIHLNQFS, from the coding sequence ATGGAAAAATTCAAACACCTGCTAAACAATCATCGCATTATTGCCCTCGATACCAATTGTTTCATTTATTACTTCAAAGAAAAAAGATACCTTAAAGCGCTTGAATATTTGTTCTCCGGCATAGAAAATGGCAGTTTTCAAGCTTTAACTTCAGTCCTGACGATCACTGAAATTCTGGTCAAACCTCAATCTTTAGGTTTACAAAATGTTGTTGACGAATATATTGCCCTTTTGGGTGCATATCCGAATTTGAAAATAATACCCTTCACTTTAGATATAGCGGTACGTGCTGCAGAAATACGATCTACACATAAGTTAAGAACACCAGATGCCATCCACTTGGCTACTGCCTGGGAGAATCAGGCTACCCTTTTTCTTACCAATGATTTAGATTTTCCTCCTGAAATCGGAAATATAAGGATTATTCATTTAAACCAATTCTCTTAG
- a CDS encoding IS481 family transposase: MPWTEVHKVDLRQELIYRYLNKEKVTDLCREYGISRKTAYKFIHRFQAFGLDGLKDQSRRPHHLAGQTDALTEQMILDTKFKHPSWGAKKLKPALERQYPDIVFPAISTISAILSRHGLVRSHPRRLRRSVPTSQLRTSHEPNEIWCVDFKGQFRTQDRKYCYPLTITDHYSRYLLACEALSSPSIQESLPVFKECFSTYGLPQVIRSDNGSPFASLHSPFGLTQLSVWLVKLGIILERIDPGHPEQNSRHERMHRTLKEEACQKPATNLFTQQDRFETFKTIYNTVRPHEAINQETPASWYHKSDRPYPKTLSDCEYPHHTLTRKVDSSGRISLYGNRLIRISKVFAGELLGFKDYTHSWLVSFSTYDIGIIDKKTLTFESTEIQDD; this comes from the coding sequence ATGCCATGGACGGAGGTACACAAAGTGGATCTCAGACAAGAATTGATTTATCGTTATCTCAACAAGGAAAAGGTGACAGATTTGTGTCGAGAATATGGAATCTCTCGAAAAACCGCCTATAAGTTTATTCATCGTTTTCAAGCCTTTGGTTTGGATGGACTTAAAGATCAATCCCGACGTCCTCATCACCTGGCGGGTCAAACTGATGCCCTGACCGAGCAAATGATTCTGGATACCAAATTCAAGCATCCCAGTTGGGGAGCTAAAAAGCTCAAGCCCGCCTTGGAAAGACAGTATCCCGATATTGTCTTTCCAGCAATCAGTACCATCAGTGCCATCTTATCTCGCCATGGACTGGTGAGATCACACCCTCGTCGATTGAGAAGAAGTGTGCCAACCAGTCAACTTCGAACCAGCCATGAACCCAATGAGATCTGGTGTGTCGACTTTAAAGGACAATTTCGAACCCAAGATCGGAAATACTGTTATCCTTTAACCATCACCGATCACTATAGCCGGTATCTCCTTGCCTGTGAAGCTCTTTCCTCTCCCAGCATTCAAGAATCCCTTCCGGTCTTCAAAGAGTGCTTTTCCACATATGGTCTTCCCCAGGTGATCCGCAGTGATAACGGGAGTCCCTTTGCTTCTCTTCACTCTCCCTTTGGACTCACTCAACTCTCGGTGTGGTTAGTGAAACTCGGCATCATCTTAGAGCGCATTGATCCGGGACATCCAGAACAAAATAGCCGTCATGAACGGATGCACCGCACCTTAAAAGAAGAGGCCTGTCAAAAACCAGCCACCAATCTTTTCACCCAACAAGACCGCTTTGAAACCTTTAAAACCATCTATAACACCGTACGACCCCATGAAGCAATCAACCAAGAAACCCCAGCTTCCTGGTACCACAAAAGTGACCGGCCCTATCCAAAAACCTTAAGTGATTGTGAATATCCTCATCATACGCTCACTCGTAAAGTCGATTCCTCAGGACGGATTTCTCTTTATGGCAACCGTCTGATCAGAATCAGTAAAGTCTTTGCTGGTGAACTTCTCGGATTCAAAGACTATACTCATTCCTGGTTAGTTAGTTTCTCTACCTATGATATTGGTATAATTGATAAAAAGACCCTTACTTTTGAATCAACGGAGATTCAAGATGATTAA
- a CDS encoding type II toxin-antitoxin system VapC family toxin: MGDVYVDTSAFLAVLNRNDNYHTIAKSAWVKLLDSKAELVINSFVLVESCALIQNRLGINALKTFIRKIQPILLIDWIEEDSFNTSIYFLFEMNARGLSIVDCSSFYTMNRLNISTVFTFDSHFLHQGFEIFQNNL, translated from the coding sequence GTGGGAGATGTTTATGTTGATACTTCAGCGTTTTTGGCGGTTCTCAATCGAAATGACAATTATCATACTATAGCTAAATCAGCTTGGGTAAAGCTATTAGATTCCAAGGCGGAGTTGGTTATTAATTCTTTTGTACTGGTTGAAAGTTGTGCACTGATTCAAAATAGATTGGGTATCAATGCCTTAAAAACATTTATTAGAAAAATTCAACCAATCCTGTTAATTGATTGGATAGAAGAAGACTCATTCAACACGAGTATTTATTTTCTATTTGAAATGAATGCCCGAGGTTTGAGCATAGTAGATTGTTCTTCTTTTTATACTATGAACCGTCTTAACATATCGACAGTATTTACTTTCGATTCACACTTTCTTCATCAAGGCTTTGAGATTTTCCAGAATAATCTTTGA
- a CDS encoding ribbon-helix-helix domain-containing protein has product MIRTQIQLTETQSKKLREIANQKGISLSELIRQSVDNFLEGEGAHSDKMNRQRAKEIAGQFSGPHDLSINHDQYWE; this is encoded by the coding sequence ATGATTCGAACTCAAATTCAATTAACCGAAACTCAATCAAAAAAGCTTCGAGAAATTGCCAATCAAAAAGGGATTTCCCTATCCGAGCTTATTCGCCAATCGGTAGACAATTTTCTAGAGGGAGAAGGAGCGCATTCTGATAAGATGAATCGCCAAAGGGCTAAAGAAATAGCAGGGCAATTTAGTGGTCCTCATGACTTATCAATCAACCACGACCAATACTGGGAGTAA
- a CDS encoding DUF6036 family nucleotidyltransferase, whose product MPEPSTSLPKLLEKIAKVFEKEHIPYMIIGGQAVLLYGEPRLTKDIDVTLGLDINELPRIRNIAIQIGLTLLVQNEEKFVRETMVLPTFHEPSGFRVDLIFSFSKYEQEALKRVNKIKIGSIDVCYASFEDLLIQKTISGRPRDIEDIKTMILKNPHFDIQYVDKWLQDFSQALNLNFINQFKLIYNEIIKNDNK is encoded by the coding sequence ATGCCCGAGCCATCAACTTCGCTTCCAAAGCTCCTTGAGAAAATTGCCAAAGTATTTGAGAAAGAACATATTCCATATATGATCATTGGTGGTCAGGCAGTTTTGCTCTATGGGGAACCAAGGCTAACGAAAGACATAGATGTCACTCTTGGTCTTGATATTAACGAGCTCCCTCGCATAAGAAATATCGCCATTCAAATTGGATTAACGCTTCTGGTTCAAAACGAGGAGAAATTTGTTCGAGAAACGATGGTATTACCAACCTTCCATGAACCTTCTGGTTTTCGAGTGGATCTCATTTTCTCCTTTTCAAAGTATGAACAGGAAGCGTTAAAAAGAGTGAATAAGATAAAAATTGGATCTATTGATGTGTGTTATGCATCCTTTGAAGATTTACTCATTCAAAAAACTATCTCGGGTAGGCCAAGGGACATCGAAGATATAAAAACCATGATACTAAAAAATCCTCATTTTGATATCCAATACGTCGATAAATGGTTGCAGGATTTTTCTCAAGCACTCAATCTTAATTTTATAAATCAATTTAAATTGATTTATAATGAAATCATAAAGAATGACAATAAATAA
- a CDS encoding REP-associated tyrosine transposase: MARPVRIEFPGALYHITARGNKKENIFNSDRDRMVFLKILNETVTRYQFICYAYCLMPNHYHLMIETPNGNLSLGIRELNGVYAKKLNWAYKTVGHVFQGRFKAILVEKESYLLELCRYIVLNPVRAGFVQYPWDWQWSSYQATAKQAEKPKLLSTEWILSQFHEEQGIAKKSYEDFVLAGLGKEAPWKDLRGRFILGKDSFVEKIEHYIDKKKTIRELPKVERFAARKKLTEIFNEGKLHPDKESKIYSAHVEHGYTQIEIANYLGVHYSTVSKALKRFIEKNARKD; this comes from the coding sequence ATGGCTCGACCAGTTAGAATTGAATTCCCTGGTGCCCTGTATCATATCACCGCCAGGGGGAATAAAAAAGAGAATATATTTAATAGTGACCGAGACCGAATGGTCTTTTTAAAGATCCTGAATGAGACGGTAACCAGGTATCAGTTCATTTGTTATGCCTATTGTCTCATGCCCAACCATTACCATCTAATGATAGAAACTCCCAATGGGAATCTATCCTTAGGGATCAGGGAATTAAATGGAGTGTATGCCAAAAAATTGAATTGGGCTTATAAGACAGTAGGCCATGTATTTCAAGGGAGATTTAAGGCGATTTTAGTTGAGAAGGAAAGCTATCTTTTAGAGTTATGCAGGTATATTGTTTTAAATCCTGTCCGAGCTGGTTTCGTACAATATCCCTGGGATTGGCAATGGAGTAGCTATCAAGCAACGGCTAAACAAGCCGAAAAACCTAAATTATTATCAACCGAATGGATCCTTTCTCAGTTTCATGAAGAACAAGGAATTGCCAAAAAAAGCTATGAAGACTTTGTTTTAGCTGGGCTTGGGAAAGAAGCTCCCTGGAAAGACTTAAGGGGGAGGTTTATTTTAGGTAAGGACAGCTTTGTTGAAAAGATTGAGCATTACATCGATAAGAAGAAAACCATTCGAGAATTACCTAAAGTTGAAAGATTTGCGGCTCGGAAGAAATTAACTGAGATTTTTAACGAAGGGAAGCTGCACCCAGATAAAGAAAGCAAGATTTATAGTGCTCACGTTGAGCATGGTTATACTCAAATAGAGATTGCCAATTATTTAGGTGTTCACTATTCAACAGTCAGTAAAGCCTTAAAAAGGTTTATTGAGAAAAATGCCAGAAAGGATTAA
- a CDS encoding aldo/keto reductase produces MNYRIFGKCGWAVSEVGFGAWAIGGSWGKVQEDDAVAALHRAIDCGLNFIDTADVYGDGRSEKIVSKVLKERKERVYVATKAGRRLSPHVADGYNRENLNAFVDRSLKNLEVETIDLLQLHCPPTEVYYRPEVFEVLDDMVKQGKLQNYGVSVEKVEEGLKAIEYPGVKSVQIIFNIFRQRPTELFFAECRKRRVAVIARVPLASGLLSGKMTKETTFPPDDHRNYNRFGQAFDRGETFAGVDYEKGLHAVEELRNLTPGGFNLTQFALKWILMFPEVSVVIPGAKNPLQAEDNAKASSLPPLGEKVMEEIQKIYETSIKQDVHHRW; encoded by the coding sequence ATGAATTACCGAATATTTGGGAAATGTGGATGGGCAGTAAGTGAAGTTGGTTTTGGAGCTTGGGCAATCGGAGGGAGCTGGGGAAAGGTGCAGGAAGATGATGCCGTTGCAGCTCTCCATCGAGCAATTGATTGTGGCTTGAATTTCATAGATACTGCTGATGTCTATGGCGATGGGCGAAGTGAAAAAATAGTTTCTAAGGTTTTAAAAGAGCGGAAAGAAAGGGTATATGTTGCCACCAAGGCAGGAAGACGCCTCTCACCCCATGTCGCCGATGGATATAACCGGGAAAATTTAAATGCCTTTGTAGACCGAAGTTTAAAAAATTTAGAGGTTGAAACCATTGATCTTTTACAACTTCATTGTCCGCCAACCGAGGTCTATTATCGACCGGAGGTATTCGAAGTGTTAGATGATATGGTCAAACAAGGAAAGCTTCAGAATTATGGAGTGAGCGTGGAAAAGGTTGAAGAGGGCTTGAAAGCAATTGAATACCCTGGTGTGAAGAGCGTCCAAATCATTTTTAATATCTTCCGACAGCGACCGACAGAATTGTTTTTTGCTGAATGTCGAAAAAGAAGAGTAGCGGTTATTGCCCGGGTTCCATTAGCCAGTGGTCTCCTCAGCGGAAAAATGACCAAAGAAACCACCTTTCCTCCCGATGATCATCGCAATTACAACCGATTTGGCCAGGCCTTTGATCGGGGTGAAACCTTTGCCGGGGTTGATTATGAAAAAGGATTACATGCGGTAGAGGAGTTGCGGAATCTAACCCCTGGAGGATTTAACCTGACACAGTTTGCTCTGAAATGGATTCTCATGTTTCCAGAAGTGAGTGTCGTCATCCCCGGTGCCAAAAACCCCCTGCAGGCTGAAGACAACGCCAAAGCTTCCAGCCTTCCACCCCTCGGAGAAAAAGTAATGGAAGAAATCCAAAAAATCTATGAAACCTCAATAAAGCAGGATGTTCACCACCGCTGGTAA